A section of the Paenibacillus aurantius genome encodes:
- a CDS encoding pectate lyase family protein yields MKKAKSISAVVLAFCLVVSMLFTKGGRAAAEVSPAQVNFQTAESQTPDGFLPDTGKEYGNRGNGFTYGWSTNHVTDARDHSKFEPDLKLATLNQMGAGDVWEMAVPNGTYEVTVSIGDILHPDQIRGKLLLTAEDTVVFANEQAGGNWQHVKPDGQTYAANTVKVDVTDGKLTLDSKDSATKNIQINYIVVKPLPSQTKEVKINHQTLYSQTPDGFVADIGELYGSRGNGFTYGWSRLNTGETRDYSLLEPDLKLATLNQFGAGYLWEIAVPNGKYEVTVSIGDILYPNQIKGKLLLTAEEKVLFENQQVDGVWKHVKPDGQVYATSTVEVEVTDGKLTLDPKDSAGKNIKINYIDIKALTTPITVDPVELGPVLSMPAIDTTPVTVHIQGEKVKSKDPVIRADGQVVVSQSFIEENLGVEVAWDEEKQAVLIDSLPGQARLKQPEIQLIVKGLGLNPEVSPFYWEETTMLPLREIAEALGWTVAWDASTLSMSLSRQALAAPSTDLYGWASVNAEGVNGTTGGGQATPQTVTTLAELEALAGDDVPRVIIVSGTITSGADFIHVGSNKTIQGADKHATIRGGITIDNESNIIVRNLNMEGVWPIYGPADTIAVRYSHHLWFDHLTIWDASDGLLDLTQGTNYVTVSWNKFFYTERSHPHRLASLNGGGAEHEDTDTGRNKVTYHHNWYANNVDQRMPRVLFGQAHAYNNYYTASGNSYAIGVGVYASMLIENNYFKNVKNPHQFMYPDRRPAYITAVGNVYDNTTGSTDTGGVTPAGYTPVEPFTNPPYAYEPDQAQDVPSLVSQYAGVQ; encoded by the coding sequence ATGAAAAAAGCGAAATCCATTTCAGCTGTCGTATTGGCCTTCTGTCTTGTCGTGAGTATGCTGTTCACCAAGGGCGGCCGTGCCGCTGCAGAAGTTTCCCCGGCCCAAGTTAACTTTCAGACCGCAGAATCCCAAACCCCTGACGGCTTTTTGCCCGATACCGGAAAGGAGTACGGGAACCGCGGCAACGGGTTCACCTATGGCTGGTCCACTAATCATGTGACGGACGCCAGAGATCACAGCAAGTTTGAGCCTGATCTTAAGCTCGCCACCTTGAACCAAATGGGTGCTGGCGATGTGTGGGAGATGGCGGTCCCGAACGGTACATACGAAGTGACCGTCAGCATCGGCGATATTCTGCACCCCGATCAGATCCGGGGGAAATTGCTGCTGACGGCGGAAGATACCGTAGTGTTCGCCAATGAACAGGCAGGCGGCAACTGGCAGCACGTCAAGCCGGATGGACAAACGTACGCTGCCAATACCGTCAAGGTGGACGTAACCGACGGCAAACTGACGCTGGATTCGAAGGACTCCGCTACCAAAAACATCCAAATCAATTACATCGTGGTTAAACCGCTGCCTTCTCAAACGAAGGAGGTCAAGATTAACCACCAAACCCTGTATTCCCAAACCCCGGATGGCTTTGTAGCCGATATTGGAGAACTGTACGGAAGCCGCGGCAACGGGTTCACCTATGGCTGGTCCCGGCTTAACACCGGCGAAACCCGGGATTACAGCCTGCTGGAGCCCGATCTTAAACTGGCCACCTTGAACCAGTTCGGCGCAGGGTATCTATGGGAGATCGCCGTGCCGAACGGCAAGTATGAAGTGACGGTCAGCATTGGGGATATTCTGTATCCCAACCAGATCAAAGGGAAATTGCTGCTCACAGCCGAAGAGAAAGTTCTCTTCGAGAACCAGCAGGTAGACGGCGTGTGGAAGCATGTCAAGCCCGATGGACAAGTCTACGCTACCAGTACGGTAGAAGTAGAGGTGACCGACGGCAAGCTGACGCTCGATCCGAAGGATTCCGCGGGCAAAAACATCAAGATCAACTACATCGACATCAAAGCGCTTACCACGCCCATCACTGTGGATCCCGTAGAGCTTGGCCCGGTGCTGTCAATGCCTGCGATCGATACCACTCCCGTCACGGTCCATATCCAGGGCGAGAAAGTAAAATCGAAAGATCCGGTCATTAGAGCGGACGGCCAAGTCGTCGTTTCCCAAAGTTTCATCGAGGAAAACCTGGGCGTGGAAGTGGCTTGGGATGAGGAGAAGCAGGCCGTTCTGATCGATTCCCTGCCCGGCCAGGCAAGGCTCAAGCAGCCCGAGATCCAGCTGATTGTAAAGGGCTTGGGGCTTAACCCGGAAGTCTCTCCTTTTTATTGGGAAGAAACCACCATGCTTCCCCTTCGGGAGATCGCCGAAGCCCTGGGATGGACCGTTGCCTGGGATGCTTCCACTCTATCGATGTCCTTGAGTAGGCAGGCCCTTGCCGCCCCTTCTACTGACCTGTACGGATGGGCTTCCGTCAATGCGGAAGGAGTTAACGGAACGACTGGCGGCGGCCAAGCCACCCCTCAGACGGTGACCACCCTGGCTGAGCTGGAAGCCCTGGCCGGCGACGACGTCCCGAGAGTCATCATCGTGTCCGGAACCATTACCTCCGGAGCCGATTTCATCCACGTAGGAAGCAACAAAACGATCCAGGGTGCGGACAAGCACGCGACCATCCGCGGAGGCATCACCATAGACAACGAAAGCAACATCATCGTCCGCAACTTGAATATGGAAGGCGTATGGCCGATTTATGGTCCTGCCGACACGATTGCCGTGCGGTATTCGCACCATCTCTGGTTCGATCATTTGACCATCTGGGATGCCAGTGACGGTCTGCTGGACCTCACCCAAGGCACCAACTACGTAACCGTTTCCTGGAATAAGTTCTTCTATACCGAAAGAAGTCATCCCCACCGGCTGGCCAGCTTGAACGGCGGCGGCGCGGAGCACGAGGATACCGACACCGGCCGGAACAAAGTGACCTACCACCACAATTGGTATGCCAACAATGTCGACCAGCGGATGCCTCGCGTCCTCTTCGGCCAGGCGCATGCCTATAACAATTACTACACGGCAAGCGGCAACAGCTATGCCATCGGAGTGGGCGTCTACGCCTCAATGCTGATCGAGAATAACTATTTCAAGAATGTCAAAAACCCGCACCAATTCATGTACCCCGACCGGCGTCCGGCGTACATTACGGCTGTAGGCAATGTCTATGACAACACCACGGGAAGCACGGATACGGGCGGCGTTACCCCTGCTGGCTACACCCCAGTGGAACCGTTCACAAATCCTCCTTACGCTTACGAGCCGGATCAGGCCCAAGATGTTCCTTCCCTTGTTTCACAGTATGCCGGTGTTCAATAA
- a CDS encoding GNAT family N-acetyltransferase — protein MNQEESEWPIPKIEGLRVVPAHKASWEDLEVVLGQAKCHAVRCYCQRFKIPSSRWKQVDDDERAFLLRVQTGCGNPEADTTSGLVAYLDHEPVGWCAVEPRTAYPKLKSSRVPWPGRNEDKDDDSVWAVTCFSVRTGYRRRGITYELARAAAAFARERGARAVEGYPMITVPGQEIPWGELHVGSRSAFAAAGFREVTRPTERRVVVRLEFH, from the coding sequence ATGAACCAAGAAGAATCCGAATGGCCCATCCCGAAAATAGAAGGACTCCGCGTGGTGCCCGCCCATAAGGCGTCCTGGGAGGACCTCGAGGTTGTCCTGGGCCAGGCCAAGTGCCACGCGGTCCGGTGCTACTGCCAGCGGTTCAAAATTCCGAGCTCCCGCTGGAAACAGGTCGACGATGACGAACGCGCCTTCCTGCTGCGTGTCCAGACTGGGTGCGGGAACCCGGAGGCGGACACGACCAGCGGGCTCGTCGCCTACCTCGACCACGAGCCCGTCGGGTGGTGCGCGGTCGAGCCCCGGACGGCCTACCCCAAGCTGAAGAGCAGCCGGGTGCCGTGGCCAGGGCGGAACGAGGACAAGGACGACGACAGCGTCTGGGCCGTCACCTGCTTCTCGGTTCGCACCGGCTACCGCCGGCGCGGGATCACCTATGAGCTCGCGCGCGCTGCCGCCGCTTTCGCCCGGGAGCGGGGAGCCCGCGCGGTGGAGGGGTACCCGATGATCACCGTGCCGGGACAGGAGATTCCGTGGGGGGAGCTTCACGTCGGCAGCCGCAGCGCCTTCGCCGCGGCCGGCTTTCGCGAAGTGACCCGCCCCACCGAGCGGCGGGTTGTGGTGCGCCTAGAGTTCCATTAA
- a CDS encoding MATE family efflux transporter — MIPAPAKRVFAIALPAIGEAYLQSLLGVVDSFFIARLGLVAINAVGVTNVYSMTYLGVFAAVSTALSVYLSRAVGANDLKQGRTTVFHGFLAAFAIGLLFSFGSIVFGVPLLHIMGAYGELQETALPYFQIVLGVSLLLALFTAQSAAFRATGDTKTPLKVGVEMNIVHVVLDYILIFGIWFIPGLGLVGAAWAMVLARLYASARLWRKSRKVKAISLVGEELKFQMSFFLSMLKFTVPVAVERLSMRLGQVVYFGLIVRMGTESYAAHNIAGTLTVFASTIGTGFAIAASVTIGQAIGNKNVEAVHSYRRWSYIQSAISMTIVTALIFIFSPWIGQLFTNNSTVLHLLFIVLAIDIFSQPFLASSLVDTSAIQAGGNSKYPMIVTTIGIWGIRTLGVYVFAWKLGMGLPAVWASIAADNALRAYLFMRYRTKSTLGLNNPAS, encoded by the coding sequence TTGATTCCAGCCCCGGCAAAACGAGTGTTCGCTATTGCTTTACCAGCGATCGGCGAAGCCTATCTGCAAAGTCTTTTAGGCGTGGTAGATTCTTTTTTTATCGCAAGACTAGGGTTGGTGGCTATAAACGCGGTTGGCGTGACAAATGTTTATAGTATGACATACCTTGGTGTCTTTGCAGCTGTTTCAACGGCACTATCCGTTTATCTTTCTCGTGCAGTCGGTGCGAATGACCTTAAGCAAGGACGTACGACCGTCTTCCATGGATTTCTGGCCGCTTTTGCCATTGGTTTGTTATTCTCATTTGGGTCCATTGTTTTTGGCGTTCCCCTCTTACATATCATGGGTGCCTATGGAGAACTCCAAGAAACGGCTTTACCTTACTTTCAGATTGTATTGGGTGTTTCTCTCTTACTCGCTTTATTTACGGCCCAATCTGCCGCATTTCGAGCAACGGGAGATACCAAAACGCCTCTTAAGGTTGGGGTAGAAATGAATATAGTTCACGTTGTTTTGGACTACATTCTGATTTTTGGAATTTGGTTTATTCCAGGCTTAGGTTTAGTGGGAGCAGCTTGGGCTATGGTACTTGCGCGGCTGTATGCTTCTGCACGTTTATGGAGGAAATCGCGGAAGGTTAAAGCTATTTCGCTAGTGGGAGAAGAGTTAAAGTTCCAAATGTCATTTTTTTTAAGTATGCTCAAATTCACTGTTCCTGTAGCTGTGGAACGACTATCCATGAGACTCGGGCAAGTCGTTTATTTCGGTTTGATTGTTAGAATGGGCACGGAATCCTATGCCGCGCATAATATAGCCGGCACGTTAACCGTTTTCGCTTCGACCATTGGAACAGGTTTTGCTATAGCCGCCAGTGTAACGATTGGACAGGCAATCGGAAATAAAAATGTGGAGGCAGTACACTCTTACAGACGATGGAGTTATATTCAATCAGCCATTTCGATGACGATTGTGACAGCGCTGATTTTTATTTTTTCCCCTTGGATTGGACAATTGTTTACCAATAACAGCACGGTTCTTCACTTGCTGTTCATAGTCCTTGCAATAGATATATTTTCACAGCCCTTCTTGGCATCTTCCCTAGTCGACACATCTGCCATTCAGGCTGGTGGTAATAGTAAATATCCTATGATAGTGACAACTATAGGGATCTGGGGCATTCGTACGCTTGGGGTTTACGTCTTTGCATGGAAATTGGGAATGGGACTCCCTGCCGTTTGGGCAAGTATTGCTGCTGACAATGCACTTAGAGCCTATTTATTTATGAGATACCGCACTAAGTCTACATTGGGATTGAACAATCCTGCGAGTTAG
- the pyrH gene encoding UMP kinase, translated as MTRYKRVLIKLSGGAVAGSTEFGFEPEKLDHIANEIMSVVNRGVEVSLVIGGGNIFRGHMGESWGIERAEADNIGTLATVINSLMLRGVLKAKTPKEVRVMTAIPITSVAEPYIRLRAIHHLEKGHIVIFAGGNGQPYVTTDYPSVQRAIEVNCDALLVAKQGVDGVFHADPKYDKEARKYRSLHYNDVLTRNLKVMDQSAFILARDHNLPLHVFNFDKPGSMKEICEGNHHGTTISAESVFEWE; from the coding sequence TTGACCAGGTACAAAAGGGTTCTTATTAAACTAAGCGGTGGAGCGGTAGCCGGAAGCACGGAGTTTGGCTTTGAGCCCGAGAAATTGGACCATATCGCAAACGAGATCATGTCGGTTGTGAATCGAGGGGTGGAGGTATCCTTGGTGATAGGCGGTGGGAATATTTTCCGCGGCCACATGGGGGAAAGCTGGGGCATCGAAAGAGCGGAAGCGGACAACATCGGCACCCTCGCCACGGTGATTAACAGCTTGATGCTCCGAGGGGTCCTTAAAGCCAAAACCCCCAAAGAAGTTCGGGTCATGACGGCCATCCCGATCACCTCCGTTGCCGAACCCTACATCCGATTAAGGGCCATCCACCATCTGGAAAAGGGTCACATTGTTATTTTTGCAGGAGGAAACGGGCAGCCCTACGTGACGACCGATTATCCTTCCGTCCAAAGGGCCATCGAAGTGAACTGCGATGCTCTGTTGGTCGCCAAACAAGGGGTGGATGGGGTGTTCCATGCCGACCCTAAGTACGACAAAGAAGCAAGGAAATACCGGTCTCTTCACTACAACGATGTCTTAACCCGTAACCTGAAGGTAATGGATCAGTCCGCTTTTATCCTAGCCCGTGACCACAATCTTCCCCTTCATGTGTTTAATTTTGATAAGCCAGGCTCCATGAAGGAGATTTGTGAAGGGAACCATCATGGAACCACGATTAGTGCGGAATCCGTTTTTGAATGGGAATGA
- the bioB gene encoding biotin synthase BioB, whose protein sequence is MITIKTIQTDFTWQSLAYKALNGDSLTLEEGLSVLEADNDQVLPLMQAAFQVRKHFYGKKVKLNMIINAKSGHCPEDCGYCSQSIVSTAPVEKYTLLDKDSLLAGAREAMARKAGTYCIVASGKGPTEKELDQVISAVKEIRETLPLKICACLGILKDAQAKRLVEAGVHRYNHNLNTSKANYASITTTHTYDQRVETVEHVKTSGMSPCSGVIIGMGETNREIVEMAFALRELDADSIPVNFLNAIPGTPLEKAGRTSSMKALKVLSLFRFICPSKEIRVAGGREVSLRTLQPLSLYAANSLFVGDYLTTAGQAVSTDHQIIEDLGFEIELNAL, encoded by the coding sequence ATGATCACAATTAAAACGATACAAACCGATTTTACGTGGCAGTCACTCGCGTATAAAGCGCTTAATGGGGACTCTTTAACACTAGAAGAAGGACTAAGTGTTCTTGAAGCCGATAATGATCAAGTACTTCCGTTGATGCAAGCTGCGTTTCAGGTTAGAAAGCATTTTTACGGAAAAAAAGTGAAGCTGAACATGATCATTAACGCCAAGAGCGGACATTGCCCCGAGGACTGCGGTTACTGCTCACAATCGATCGTTTCGACAGCTCCGGTGGAGAAGTACACCCTGCTGGACAAAGACTCGCTACTTGCGGGTGCACGTGAAGCCATGGCCCGAAAGGCAGGGACCTATTGCATCGTTGCTTCGGGGAAAGGTCCGACCGAGAAAGAGTTGGATCAGGTGATATCCGCCGTCAAAGAAATTCGGGAAACGTTGCCGCTGAAAATTTGTGCATGTTTGGGGATTTTAAAAGATGCTCAAGCCAAACGTCTCGTCGAAGCAGGCGTTCACCGATACAATCACAACTTGAACACAAGTAAAGCTAATTATGCGTCTATTACGACAACACACACCTACGACCAGCGCGTAGAAACAGTGGAACATGTAAAGACGAGCGGCATGTCGCCTTGCTCCGGTGTGATTATCGGAATGGGCGAGACGAATCGAGAAATTGTAGAAATGGCTTTTGCCCTACGGGAACTAGATGCAGATTCGATTCCCGTTAATTTCCTTAATGCGATTCCAGGAACTCCGTTAGAGAAGGCGGGACGCACGTCGTCTATGAAGGCTTTAAAGGTATTGTCACTTTTTCGATTTATTTGCCCTTCCAAAGAAATTCGCGTAGCGGGCGGGCGCGAAGTTAGCCTTCGTACCTTGCAGCCTCTGTCTTTGTACGCAGCTAACTCCCTCTTTGTGGGCGATTATTTAACTACAGCAGGACAAGCGGTTTCCACCGATCATCAAATCATTGAAGATTTAGGCTTCGAAATTGAGCTGAACGCATTGTAA
- the mraY gene encoding phospho-N-acetylmuramoyl-pentapeptide-transferase, with protein sequence MLGILSVSGLSFLLVAFCTPLLIRALRVLKLTQPIRSELPLDHQAKRGTPLMAGLVLFIGVGMALQSHSTPLMSLLGVTFLLFSSIGFMDDFKKAFWQDPSGISGRTKLVLQFAFTGLLLFTLFRFFSLTSDIALFHGFQLHLPVYVYILIMLLFVVGSANAINFTDGLDGLLINVAIPTYFFFFLISDKPEVQVFSLVMIGCLLGLFLYNIYPARAFMGDTGSLAIGGSLSFLAIIEKVEILIPLLFSVYLAEQFSVILQVWYYKRTKLRIFRMTPIHFHFSLKYGWSENKIVMVFGFISWLSVLLCWLIWKFVL encoded by the coding sequence ATGTTAGGGATCTTAAGCGTGTCCGGTCTTTCGTTCTTATTGGTAGCATTCTGTACCCCACTGCTCATTAGGGCGCTGCGCGTTCTAAAGCTAACGCAGCCGATTCGATCAGAACTGCCGCTTGACCACCAAGCCAAACGGGGAACACCGCTGATGGCTGGACTGGTCTTGTTTATCGGGGTGGGGATGGCCCTCCAGTCTCATTCTACTCCCTTGATGAGCCTGCTAGGCGTTACGTTTCTTTTATTCAGCTCGATCGGCTTTATGGATGATTTCAAAAAGGCATTCTGGCAGGACCCATCGGGAATCTCCGGACGGACCAAGCTGGTGCTTCAATTCGCTTTTACGGGCTTGCTGCTCTTCACATTGTTTCGTTTCTTCTCTCTGACCAGTGACATCGCGTTGTTCCACGGCTTTCAGTTACATCTGCCGGTGTACGTCTACATCCTCATCATGCTTTTGTTTGTGGTAGGTTCCGCGAACGCCATTAATTTTACGGACGGATTGGACGGGCTGTTGATCAATGTAGCGATCCCCACCTACTTTTTCTTTTTTCTGATTTCGGACAAGCCGGAGGTGCAAGTCTTTTCGCTTGTCATGATTGGCTGTCTGCTCGGTTTGTTTCTCTACAATATTTATCCGGCCCGAGCCTTTATGGGGGATACCGGGTCGCTCGCCATCGGAGGTTCACTATCGTTTCTGGCCATCATCGAGAAGGTTGAAATTCTGATTCCTCTCCTGTTTTCCGTCTATCTGGCGGAACAATTTTCCGTCATTCTGCAAGTCTGGTATTACAAGCGAACGAAATTGCGGATCTTCCGGATGACTCCGATTCATTTTCATTTCAGCCTGAAGTACGGCTGGAGCGAGAATAAGATTGTTATGGTGTTTGGCTTCATTTCCTGGCTTTCCGTGCTCCTTTGCTGGCTGATTTGGAAATTCGTTCTCTGA
- a CDS encoding SRPBCC family protein gives MSNSECKELVITREFQAPRELVFQAWSQVDHLKQWWGPKGFEIKVSQLDFRPGGVFHYSMQSPDGNQMWGKFVYQEIEAFDKIVWVNSFSDEAGHIVRAPFSDLIPLEIRNEVTFREDNGGTILTLRSRPINATAEEESFFEGMFESMQQGFGGTFDQLEQFLAELKK, from the coding sequence ATGTCCAACTCGGAATGTAAGGAACTGGTCATCACCCGGGAATTCCAGGCACCGCGCGAGCTTGTCTTTCAGGCCTGGTCGCAGGTCGACCATCTGAAGCAGTGGTGGGGGCCGAAAGGCTTCGAAATAAAGGTATCGCAATTGGATTTCCGTCCGGGAGGGGTGTTCCACTACAGCATGCAGTCTCCGGATGGGAATCAAATGTGGGGGAAATTCGTCTATCAGGAAATCGAAGCCTTCGATAAGATCGTCTGGGTCAACAGCTTCTCCGATGAGGCGGGCCATATTGTCCGGGCTCCCTTTAGCGATCTGATCCCGCTGGAAATCCGCAACGAGGTCACCTTCCGCGAAGATAACGGCGGGACCATCCTGACGTTGCGCAGCCGGCCGATTAACGCCACGGCGGAAGAGGAAAGCTTCTTCGAGGGAATGTTCGAATCGATGCAGCAGGGCTTCGGAGGAACCTTCGATCAGCTGGAGCAATTTTTGGCCGAGCTTAAAAAGTAA